One part of the Glycine max cultivar Williams 82 chromosome 14, Glycine_max_v4.0, whole genome shotgun sequence genome encodes these proteins:
- the LOC100799435 gene encoding GDSL esterase/lipase At5g37690 — MSMPRLVFAACIFSLAAIALATLPVTYIFGDSLTDVGNNNFLQYSLAKSNYPWYGIDYSGGQATGRFTNGRTIGDFISAKLGISSPPAYLSVSQNVDTLLKGVNYASGGAGILNDTGLYFIQRLSFDDQINNFKKTKEVITANIGEAAANKHCNEATYFIGIGSNDYVNNFLQPFLADGQQYTHDEFIELLISTLDQQLQSLYQLGARKIVFHGLGPLGCIPSQRVKSKRRQCLTRVNEWILQFNSNVQKLIIILNHRLPNAKFIFADTYPLVLDLINNPSTYGNLASLPYILIYMLMVRGEATCRGLCLPNSKVCRNRHEFVFWDAFHPSDAANAVLAEKFFSLLFSSAPSPTPAPSP, encoded by the exons ATGTCAATGCCGAGGCTAGTTTTTGCTGCATGCATCTTCTCACTTGCAGCAATTGCTTTAGCAACTCTGCCTGTGACATATATCTTTGGTGACTCCTTGACAGATGTTGGAAACAATAATTTTCTACAATATTCTTTAGCCAAATCTAACTATCCCTGGTATGGTATTGACTACAGTGGTGGCCAGGCTACAGGAAGATTCACCAATGGGAGGACTATTGGTGATTTCATAT CTGCAAAGCTTGGAATCTCATCACCACCAGCTTATCTGTCAGTGTCTCAGAACGTTGATACCTTACTCAAAGGGGTAAACTATGCATCTGGTGGGGCAGGAATTCTCAATGATACTGGACTCTACTTT attcAGAGGTTATCTTTTGATGATCAAATAAACAATTTCAAGAAAACCAAAGAAGTAATCACGGCAAACATAGGAGAGGCAGCTGCCAACAAGCATTGCAATGAAGCCACGTATTTCATTGGGATTG GCAGCAATGACTATGTCAACAATTTCTTGCAACCCTTCTTGGCAGATGGCCAGCAATACACTCATGATGAATTCATAGAGCTCTTAATCTCAACCTTAGATCAACAACTTCAG AGTCTTTATCAGCTGGGAGCACGAAAAATAGTCTTCCATGGACTTGGTCCACTCGGTTGCATTCCATCGCAGAGGGTCAAATCCAAACGAAGACAATGTCTAACGCGAGTCAATGAATGGATACTACAATTCAACTCCAATGTACAGAAGCTAATCATCATACTAAACCATCGTCTTCCAAATGCAAAATTCATATTTGCAGACACTTACCCGTTAGTTCTTGACTTGATCAACAATCCATCTACTTACGGTAATTTGGCATCTCTACCTTATATCTTAATTTATATGCTGATGGTA CGAGGTGAAGCAACTTGTCGAGGTTTATGCTTGCCAAACTCAAAGGTGTGCAGAAACCGTCATGAGTTTGTATTTTGGGATGCCTTCCATCCATCAGATGCAGCCAATGCTGTTCTTGCagaaaagtttttctctcttcttttctcatcAGCTCCTTCTCCTACACCAGCACCTTCTCCCTAA
- the LOC100818640 gene encoding uncharacterized protein isoform X2: MLLARKLPGLSNASLEGGNAGLLETITEQTVKKVNEEINFADGKAAEARDQVYDNPEGSNISLSLGATCGSSLLTDYATSKSTGSVISSGLLEDDHLLKSRGIVEQFDSHEEHNVINNDGPISSTSPTFIKVKDEPWDIGENYNVTKDAMGSISFKLSNVKSEREVHNEYHDDQAEHMNLIDRLNFLMAGADSSLNISTSYSLKTQPSSSMSSPIFSKSAEPSSIKSRRKRKKTATDSVQEALEEDAPGLLQVLLDKGVLVDEIKLYGEKEDDEALDESFCEDSFSKLEALITKIFPQRYSFLKLPNTRASKASRASYWLACLISLVEQTRYLKFRKWPVEWGWCRDLQSFIFVFERHNRIVLERPEYGYATYFFELVESLPVEWQLKRLVIAMKLTTCSRISIIENKELVVGEDLSEGEAKVLMEYGWTPNTGLGTMLNYCGRVVHDRKSEDNSSEWRSKIGKLLMDGYNGGTIVMPTVPKKVAEYMCSQSPDSDISCSSPMSD; encoded by the exons ATGCTGCTAGCTAG GAAGCTTCCAGGATTGTCAAATGCATCTTTAGag GGTGGTAATGCAGGCTTGTTGGAAACCATCACGGAGCAAACtgttaaaaaagtaaatgaagagATTAATTTTGCTGATGGGAAAGCAGCAGAGGCCAGAGACCAGGTTTATGACAACCCAGAAGGAAGTAATATTTCACTATCACTCGGGGCTACATGTGGATCATCTTTATTAACTGATTATGCCACATCTAAATCAACAGGATCAGTAATTTCATCTGGCCTTCTAGAAGACGACCATTTATTAAAATCCAGAGGAATAGTCGAGCAATTTGATTCACATGAAGAACATAATGTTATAAATAATGATGGCCCAATTAGTTCAACTTCTCCAACCTTTATCAAAGTCAAGGATGAACCTTGGGATATTGGTGAAAACTACAATGTTACCAAGGATGCTATGGGTAGCATTTCTTTCAAACTCTCAAAtgtaaaaagtgaaagggaagtccATAATGAATATCATGATGACCAAGCAGAACATATGAACTTAATTGATCGACTAAATTTTCTCATGGCTGGAGCGGATTCTAGTTTAAATATTTCTACAAGTTACTCTTTGAAGACTCAGCCTTCTTCCTCTATGTCAAGccctattttttcaaaatctgcTGAACCTTCAAGCATCAAATCTAGgcgcaaaagaaaaaaaacagccAC tgattcaGTTCAAGAAGCACTTGAGGAGGATGCTCCTGGGCTCCTGCAG GTATTGCTAGACAAAGGTGTATTAGTTGATGAAATTAAACTTTATGgagagaaagaagatgatgaagctcTGGATGAATCATTTTGTGAAGATAGCTTTTCGAAGCTTGAGGCTTTGATAACCAAG ATTTTCCCTCAACGGtactcttttttaaaattacctaATACTCGTGCCTCAAAGGCTTCAAGAGCGAGTTATTGGTTAGCTTGTCTAATCTCACTTGTTGAGCAG ACACGATATTTAAAATTTCGAAAGTGGCCTGTTGAGTGGGGTTGGTGCCGAGACcttcaatcatttatttttgtttttgagagaCATAACAG GATAGTGCTGGAGCGCCCTGAATATGGTTATGCAACCTACTTCTTTGAACTGGTAGAATCCTTACCTGTTGAATGGCAGCTCAAGCGGTTGGTGATTGCTATGAAACTGACTACCTGTAGCAGGATTTCCATTATTGAGAATAAAGAATTGGTG GTTGGAGAAGATTTGAGTGAAGGTGAAGCCAAGGTGCTAATGGAATATGGTTGGACACCTAATACTGGCCTGGGAACTATGCTTAACTACTGTGGCAGAGTTGTGCATGACAGGAAAAGTGAGGACAATTCTTCAGAATGGCGATCTAAAATAGGGAAATTGCTGATGGATGGTTATAATGGTGGAACCATAGTGATGCCTACTGTCccaaaaaaagttgcagaataCATGTGTTCTCAAAGCCCTGACAGTGACATAAGCTGTAGTAGTCCCATGTCTGATTAG
- the LOC100799965 gene encoding glucan endo-1,3-beta-glucosidase 2 isoform X1 yields the protein MALHFLLLLLFAVSVVAADEEPFIGVNIGTDLSDMPHPTQVVALLKAQQIRHVRLYDADQAMLLALAKTGIQVAVTVPNEEILAIGQSNSTAANWVSRNVVAHYPATNITAICVGSEVLTTLPNAAKVLVSAIKYIHSALVASNLDRQVKVSTPLSSSIILDSFPPSQAFFNRSLNPVLVPLLDFLQSTGSYLMLNIYPYYDYMQSNGVIPLDYALFKSLPPNKEAVDSNTLLHYTNVFDAMVDAAYFAMAFLNYTNIPVVVTESGWPSKGGSNEPDATVDNANTYNSNLIKHVFNKTGTPKHPGIDVSTYIYELYNEDMKSGPLSEKNWGLFDANGTPIYILHLTESGAVLANDTSNNTFCIAKDGADPKMLQAALDWACGPGKVECSPLLQGQPCYEPDNVIAHANYAFDTYYHKMGKTPDACDFNGVATISTSDPSHGSCLFPGSVGKNGTLGNFTAPSMNSTNSDSSAYKFSCDLRIRSLLMVTGFLLWGVVLL from the exons ATGGCTCTGCATTTTCTTCTCCTGCTGCTTTTTGCAGTGTCTGTTGTTGCAGCTGATGAAG AACCATTTATAGGAGTGAATATTGGAACGGATCTCTCAGATATGCCACACCCTACTCAAGTAGTAGCTCTACTAAAAGCCCAGCAAATTCGGCATGTTCGATTATATGATGCAGACCAAGCTATGCTCCTTGCACTTGCAAAGACAGGCATTCAGGTTGCTGTGACTGTCCCAAATGAAGAGATCCTAGCAATTGGTCAATCGAATTCCACGGCTGCCAATTGGGTTTCCCGCAATGTGGTAGCGCATTATCCAGCCACCAATATCACTGCCATTTGTGTTGGTTCTGAGGTTTTAACTACCCTCCCAAATGCAGCAAAAGTACTTGTCAGTGCGATTAAATACATCCATTCGGCCCTTGTGGCATCCAATCTTGATCGCCAAGTTAAAGTTTCAACACCCCTTTCCTCTTCCATCATCCTTGATTCATTTCCACCTTCACAGGCTTTCTTTAATCGCTCACTCAATCCAGTTTTAGTCCCACTACTTGATTTCTTGCAATCCACTGGCTCTTATCTAATGCTAAACATATACCCTTACTATGACTACATGCAATCAAATGGAGTGATTCCGTTAGATTATGCACTCTTCAAGTCTCTCCCTCCTAACAAAGAAGCTGTTGATTCCAATACCCTTCTCCACTACACCAATGTCTTTGATGCCATGGTTGATGCAGCATACTTTGCCATGGCCTTTCTAAATTACACCAACATTCCTGTAGTGGTGACCGAGTCAGGGTGGCCCTCAAAAGGTGGCTCCAACGAACCAGATGCAACGGTCGACAATGCGAATACTTACAACAGCAATTTGATCAAGCATGTGTTTAACAAAACCGGAACTCCCAAGCATCCAGGAATAGATGTTAGTACATACATCTATGAGCTCTACAACGAGGATATGAAGTCTGGGCCATTGTCAGAGAAGAACTGGGGACTGTTTGATGCCAATGGGACACCTATTTACATTCTACACTTGACAGAGTCAGGGGCAGTCTTAGCAAATGATACTAGCAATAATACTTTCTGCATTGCAAAGGACGGTGCTGACCCGAAGATGCTGCAGGCTGCACTAGATTGGGCATGTGGACCGGGGAAGGTCGAATGCTCTCCATTGCTGCAGGGTCAACCATGCTATGAACCAGACAATGTGATTGCGCATGCAAATTATGCATTTGACACTTACTATCATAAGATGGGAAAGACTCCTGATGCATGTGACTTCAATGGAGTGGCTACAATCTCCACCTCAGATCCAA GTCATGGTTCTTGTTTATTTCCCGGAAG TGTTGGCAAAAATGGAACCTTAGGTAACTTCACAGCTCCTTCCATGAAttctacaaattcagattcctCAGCCTACAAATTCAGCTGTGACTTGAGAATTAGAAGCCTTTTAATGGTAACAGGATTTCTATTATGGGGAGTGGTTTTGCTATAA
- the LOC100818640 gene encoding uncharacterized protein isoform X1, with protein MTCSCFSNSKSIDSSHHSLDHVPLSQRLKLLHPPILQNDTRIPLTLQFDAVVKKEHEGCDSQLVCPTFETDACGVEKTSANVILARCPTLSAFDGRATIKVEDYEIPSSSVDKGKEASIQLDFPIPKVKKEIPEGIVDDLDHIVLKERLRMLLARKLPGLSNASLEGGNAGLLETITEQTVKKVNEEINFADGKAAEARDQVYDNPEGSNISLSLGATCGSSLLTDYATSKSTGSVISSGLLEDDHLLKSRGIVEQFDSHEEHNVINNDGPISSTSPTFIKVKDEPWDIGENYNVTKDAMGSISFKLSNVKSEREVHNEYHDDQAEHMNLIDRLNFLMAGADSSLNISTSYSLKTQPSSSMSSPIFSKSAEPSSIKSRRKRKKTATDSVQEALEEDAPGLLQVLLDKGVLVDEIKLYGEKEDDEALDESFCEDSFSKLEALITKIFPQRYSFLKLPNTRASKASRASYWLACLISLVEQTRYLKFRKWPVEWGWCRDLQSFIFVFERHNRIVLERPEYGYATYFFELVESLPVEWQLKRLVIAMKLTTCSRISIIENKELVVGEDLSEGEAKVLMEYGWTPNTGLGTMLNYCGRVVHDRKSEDNSSEWRSKIGKLLMDGYNGGTIVMPTVPKKVAEYMCSQSPDSDISCSSPMSD; from the exons ATGACTTGTTCTTGCTTTTCGAATTCAAAATCGATAGACTCTTCTCACCACTCCCTTGACCACGTTCCCTTGTCACAACGCCTAAAATTGCTGCATCCTCCAATTCTCCAAAACGACACTCGCATACCGCTCACTCTCCAATTCGATGCTGTTGTGAAAAAGGAACACGAGGGTTGCGATTCTCAG TTAGTGTGTCCCACATTTGAAACTGATGCTTGTGGAGTAGAGAAAACCAGTGCTAATGTCATTTTAGCTCGATGTCCCACACTTTCTGCTTTTGATGGTCGTGCCACTATAAAGGTCGAAGATTATGAGATTCCTTCGAGTTCTGTTGACAAGGGTAAAGAAGCATCTATTCAATTAGATTTTCCTATCCCAAAGGTGAAAAAGGAGATTCCTGAAGGCATTGTTGATGATCTAGATCATATTGTATTGAAAGAACGGCTAAGGATGCTGCTAGCTAG GAAGCTTCCAGGATTGTCAAATGCATCTTTAGag GGTGGTAATGCAGGCTTGTTGGAAACCATCACGGAGCAAACtgttaaaaaagtaaatgaagagATTAATTTTGCTGATGGGAAAGCAGCAGAGGCCAGAGACCAGGTTTATGACAACCCAGAAGGAAGTAATATTTCACTATCACTCGGGGCTACATGTGGATCATCTTTATTAACTGATTATGCCACATCTAAATCAACAGGATCAGTAATTTCATCTGGCCTTCTAGAAGACGACCATTTATTAAAATCCAGAGGAATAGTCGAGCAATTTGATTCACATGAAGAACATAATGTTATAAATAATGATGGCCCAATTAGTTCAACTTCTCCAACCTTTATCAAAGTCAAGGATGAACCTTGGGATATTGGTGAAAACTACAATGTTACCAAGGATGCTATGGGTAGCATTTCTTTCAAACTCTCAAAtgtaaaaagtgaaagggaagtccATAATGAATATCATGATGACCAAGCAGAACATATGAACTTAATTGATCGACTAAATTTTCTCATGGCTGGAGCGGATTCTAGTTTAAATATTTCTACAAGTTACTCTTTGAAGACTCAGCCTTCTTCCTCTATGTCAAGccctattttttcaaaatctgcTGAACCTTCAAGCATCAAATCTAGgcgcaaaagaaaaaaaacagccAC tgattcaGTTCAAGAAGCACTTGAGGAGGATGCTCCTGGGCTCCTGCAG GTATTGCTAGACAAAGGTGTATTAGTTGATGAAATTAAACTTTATGgagagaaagaagatgatgaagctcTGGATGAATCATTTTGTGAAGATAGCTTTTCGAAGCTTGAGGCTTTGATAACCAAG ATTTTCCCTCAACGGtactcttttttaaaattacctaATACTCGTGCCTCAAAGGCTTCAAGAGCGAGTTATTGGTTAGCTTGTCTAATCTCACTTGTTGAGCAG ACACGATATTTAAAATTTCGAAAGTGGCCTGTTGAGTGGGGTTGGTGCCGAGACcttcaatcatttatttttgtttttgagagaCATAACAG GATAGTGCTGGAGCGCCCTGAATATGGTTATGCAACCTACTTCTTTGAACTGGTAGAATCCTTACCTGTTGAATGGCAGCTCAAGCGGTTGGTGATTGCTATGAAACTGACTACCTGTAGCAGGATTTCCATTATTGAGAATAAAGAATTGGTG GTTGGAGAAGATTTGAGTGAAGGTGAAGCCAAGGTGCTAATGGAATATGGTTGGACACCTAATACTGGCCTGGGAACTATGCTTAACTACTGTGGCAGAGTTGTGCATGACAGGAAAAGTGAGGACAATTCTTCAGAATGGCGATCTAAAATAGGGAAATTGCTGATGGATGGTTATAATGGTGGAACCATAGTGATGCCTACTGTCccaaaaaaagttgcagaataCATGTGTTCTCAAAGCCCTGACAGTGACATAAGCTGTAGTAGTCCCATGTCTGATTAG
- the LOC100799965 gene encoding glucan endo-1,3-beta-glucosidase 2 isoform X2, giving the protein MPHPTQVVALLKAQQIRHVRLYDADQAMLLALAKTGIQVAVTVPNEEILAIGQSNSTAANWVSRNVVAHYPATNITAICVGSEVLTTLPNAAKVLVSAIKYIHSALVASNLDRQVKVSTPLSSSIILDSFPPSQAFFNRSLNPVLVPLLDFLQSTGSYLMLNIYPYYDYMQSNGVIPLDYALFKSLPPNKEAVDSNTLLHYTNVFDAMVDAAYFAMAFLNYTNIPVVVTESGWPSKGGSNEPDATVDNANTYNSNLIKHVFNKTGTPKHPGIDVSTYIYELYNEDMKSGPLSEKNWGLFDANGTPIYILHLTESGAVLANDTSNNTFCIAKDGADPKMLQAALDWACGPGKVECSPLLQGQPCYEPDNVIAHANYAFDTYYHKMGKTPDACDFNGVATISTSDPSHGSCLFPGSVGKNGTLGNFTAPSMNSTNSDSSAYKFSCDLRIRSLLMVTGFLLWGVVLL; this is encoded by the exons ATGCCACACCCTACTCAAGTAGTAGCTCTACTAAAAGCCCAGCAAATTCGGCATGTTCGATTATATGATGCAGACCAAGCTATGCTCCTTGCACTTGCAAAGACAGGCATTCAGGTTGCTGTGACTGTCCCAAATGAAGAGATCCTAGCAATTGGTCAATCGAATTCCACGGCTGCCAATTGGGTTTCCCGCAATGTGGTAGCGCATTATCCAGCCACCAATATCACTGCCATTTGTGTTGGTTCTGAGGTTTTAACTACCCTCCCAAATGCAGCAAAAGTACTTGTCAGTGCGATTAAATACATCCATTCGGCCCTTGTGGCATCCAATCTTGATCGCCAAGTTAAAGTTTCAACACCCCTTTCCTCTTCCATCATCCTTGATTCATTTCCACCTTCACAGGCTTTCTTTAATCGCTCACTCAATCCAGTTTTAGTCCCACTACTTGATTTCTTGCAATCCACTGGCTCTTATCTAATGCTAAACATATACCCTTACTATGACTACATGCAATCAAATGGAGTGATTCCGTTAGATTATGCACTCTTCAAGTCTCTCCCTCCTAACAAAGAAGCTGTTGATTCCAATACCCTTCTCCACTACACCAATGTCTTTGATGCCATGGTTGATGCAGCATACTTTGCCATGGCCTTTCTAAATTACACCAACATTCCTGTAGTGGTGACCGAGTCAGGGTGGCCCTCAAAAGGTGGCTCCAACGAACCAGATGCAACGGTCGACAATGCGAATACTTACAACAGCAATTTGATCAAGCATGTGTTTAACAAAACCGGAACTCCCAAGCATCCAGGAATAGATGTTAGTACATACATCTATGAGCTCTACAACGAGGATATGAAGTCTGGGCCATTGTCAGAGAAGAACTGGGGACTGTTTGATGCCAATGGGACACCTATTTACATTCTACACTTGACAGAGTCAGGGGCAGTCTTAGCAAATGATACTAGCAATAATACTTTCTGCATTGCAAAGGACGGTGCTGACCCGAAGATGCTGCAGGCTGCACTAGATTGGGCATGTGGACCGGGGAAGGTCGAATGCTCTCCATTGCTGCAGGGTCAACCATGCTATGAACCAGACAATGTGATTGCGCATGCAAATTATGCATTTGACACTTACTATCATAAGATGGGAAAGACTCCTGATGCATGTGACTTCAATGGAGTGGCTACAATCTCCACCTCAGATCCAA GTCATGGTTCTTGTTTATTTCCCGGAAG TGTTGGCAAAAATGGAACCTTAGGTAACTTCACAGCTCCTTCCATGAAttctacaaattcagattcctCAGCCTACAAATTCAGCTGTGACTTGAGAATTAGAAGCCTTTTAATGGTAACAGGATTTCTATTATGGGGAGTGGTTTTGCTATAA